ttttctaaattaaaTACCCCCAAGAGGgtaaaactttttaattcacCATTTAGTAGCATTAAcaattatgcattttttatcgATGTGTTGtgttatatgtacatgaatacatatttcaaaaaaaaaaaaaattgtgtaatCACCAAAAAGTCGCACCTTCAGTAAGACTCCAATcggtgcgcaaaaaaaaaaaaaataaaaataaataacaaagtGAAGTCACCCACTTTTTGTAGCCTCGTGCAGCTGCGCTGTGTGGAATGGTAAACTTCCACTTGGGAAGCCCAGGGGTAACTCCTACACATGGGCTTCTTTCacaaacaaatataaaaagagcatgcacgaaaaagggaataatttattccttttatgcACAAAGCATGACAAATTGTTACTAAGTTACGAATTACATAAGCATGTAAAACGCGAGTCCTAATTTCCTTCgatgttcttctttttcaaacTAGCGTACTTAAAAATAGTTGCTAATTCTGTCAGTTCTGACGCGAAACTGTTTTCCTGGCACAGCTGCAAAAATTGGTCAGCATCGACATAATCGGCGTACGTTCGTAAAAACACCAAGGACTCTTTTAACAGCTCCTTGCTCATGTatgcattattttcattttttaattttatcattttttcacttagCATGAAAATTGTTTTATTCGTCAAAAGAAAAACCTTCTGAATGAGCTCATTCTTTTTATCCTCCAATTCTTTTATTAACATTTCGTTTTCGTTCTTGGTTTGCTTCCTCTTCAGCTTGCTCTTTTCCACGTCCATGCATTCCTTCCTTATGATTAGGTTATCTATGCTTTCGTAAATTAGTCTCACCACGTAGTATTCGTCTGCAAAAAGGGATGGAAAACGGTCAAAGGGGGGTGAACATGGAGaagtgaataaaaaagagcaaGTGCTTACGTACGTAGGCCAATACAGGCGTAGGCCCCCTAACGCATACTCACCTAAGCTGGAATCCTCCAATttcgcaaaaataaaatgcataaCGGACAACTCCTGGACGATTTCGTTCTCAAGTAAAATCGCCACAACAGCgttcaacaaaatggagttgTTAAAGTAAGCGTACACGATTGACAATAATTCTATTTCGAACTGGAGCATTTGCTCCTCAGATGTAAGTACACCcgaatttttataattcgaaaaatgatttttgAAGGTCTTTTTCAAAGAAGAAACATTTGAAGAGTCAAAAAATATCAGAGccttgaaaaataaaattaaaatgctgTAACTGTTCCAACGCTCTTCACTATCTGTAAAATCACTTGGAAAAATGTAGCTGTTAAAAATGGCGCCATCCAAATTAGTACTTGAATGGTTATCCAATTgctgaatatttttttctatgttatcaaaataatgggCAGAaacgttttttcatttaggtaattaaaaaacgtTTGAATAAACGTATTAATTGAATCTTTAAATTTGTCCAAAGCCTTCTGCTCAACATCGTTATTATAATCGTCCTCTCTGCTCATGTCATAAAATTGATCTTCTATATTGTTAATCTCGTCAATGGAGTacttcaaaatggagttaaaaatggcatactCGTGAAAAATTTCGTGCTGACGATTGACATCACACTTAAAACTGTTGCAGTAGGTGATAACCGATTTGGGAATCAAATTTTCTAACtcgtttttatatattaacgaacatgatttaaaataaaaatttcgtgTCCACTTTcggcaatatttttttttcacactaTACATTAAATTGGTGAACTTTTTTAAGTTATCTCCCATGTCTAGATTCTCCAACTCCTCCTTAAAACTCTGAGCGTCAAAACTGTGTTTCATACCATCCGTTTGATCATTTTCTGCGtcatcttcttcatcgtcACTCTCCTCTTCTTCATGTTCATCCCTTTCGTCTTTTTGCGCGTTATCCGCATCTTCATTGTCTTTATCATCGCCCTCCTCATCCGAGCTGTACTTCATGTCAGCTTCAATGCAGAAGGGCATTTTGCAATCCAAGTTTTTCATCGCGTTCAGggtgctttcattttttttcaggatGACGGGGGTTCTCTTCGTTCCGGTGGCGCTGTCTCGGTGGTTGTCGCCGTCCTGGGGGTGTTCATTTGGCTGTTCACTGGCGTTTTCATTTGGCTGTTCATTGGTGTTTTCATTCGGCTGCTCGTTTGCCTGCCCATTTGGCTGCTCATTTAGCTGCTCATTTAGCTGCTCGTTTGGCTCCCCCTCGTCccgcttcctcttcttcttgtttTGGCCGGGCTCCTCGCCCTCTTgggtctccccccccttctcgAGGCCCATCTTCTGCAGGTTCTCCTCCTGCACTTTTAGAATTTTATTCATGTCGTTATacttccttttaaaaaagttctCCTTGCTCTTCAGCACCTTATTCTCGTAGGCAAAGTAGGACAGCATGTAGAGACAAAGCTCCATGAAGAGGTAAAAGGATTCATTGTCCAACTTCCCAATTTGCttcaaaacaaatttgatACATCTGATAATTACACttcccaaatttttatttattaacaatAATCTATGGACGAGGGATATATAAAagtagtaattttttttattaaaagacGATAACAATTTGTTGATGATGCATTCGATTAACACATTATTGTATAATTTGCTCTGTAGCTGAACGTACACGCCTAATACTTTGGAGCTGAATTCAACGCTATTGTTATACAGTTGGATGATGTGTAAAATATGTTCTTGCATTAACCACACGTCATGCATGTTTTTACTATCTGCATGCTTTGTTTGGAATTTAATTTGCAGACTGAAGATACTCTGGGCGCATTCGTAGTTGGCAAAGAATTCTACATTTGTACACTTCTCGATGGCCATTGGAAgggttatttcttttttcttgtaattcTGTAGTGATGCCTCACCAGGAGTGTCTTTACTCGAGTTGCTTACATCGTTTTGCGAAGCGTAATCCACTCCTCCATCCACATCGTGATCTCCATTCTCCAGAAGAACAACCCTGTGAATATCGGActccttttcttcaccaGATAAACCATCCTCCAAACCTtccttctttaaaaatatattttgaaatatttccTTCTGATAGAACCTATGCGTAGCCAcgctttttaaattattctgCACATAATTGTACAATGCacttttcaaataaaataatctatcataaaaattgtcactATGTATAACACTGTTAATGTAGATGTATATATACTCGATGGTCGCCACGTCATTATTGTCTAGGTCTATGTTATCAATGTGTTCTTGTCTTTTTTCGATTAAATCGAAGCAGCTAGTCAGCATATTATCCAAGTCCTCTTTATTCTCATCATATATCTGTTTGgatatataaaagaaattgcTTAAAAACAAGTACAGGATGTTGTCTCCCTTTATGAACTCTTTTTCCTTGTACAATTCGATGCACAGTTggtacaaatttttaaataaattcaaacaTTGAGCAAATGGAAACACATGGCAACAGCTTAAGGCGATTATGCACCTTATCCATAATAAGCAGTGCAGGGAATTATCCTTTATAAAAACTTCTATATTATGATTTAGCTTCAAGAACAATTGCAGCTTCAGCTTCTCATCATCCTTCGTTATTATTCCCAATATCGTTGCATATATTCCTATCTTCACtggcatataaaaaatgcactcCAGAATGGCTTCAATGCATTGTGTTATTCTGCTCCTCTGTATTCTTTTACACAAATGAAATATGTCGTCACTATCTATTAGCTTATCtcctatttttattatctcatttttgataatatgTAGCTCTATCTCCTCCATGGTTCTTTTCCTATAAATGGCTACTTACTCAGCAGAGGGAGCTACCTTCTTACGGTTGCCTTGTACTGTGTATAGAGGTAGACTTCGACGTCGATGTGATGTACTatgtgaagataaaaaaaaaaaggggaacaataTTGGGAAAgaaaccccccaaaaaaaacaaaaatccCCACCAAGTTGAACAAAATGTGGGAATACTCTCAAAAGAATTCgcacaaatatgtataaaaataatcccccatgtaagaaaaaaaaaaaaaaaatgccagaAAATTGTAATTCACTCCTTCCACAAACAAAGAAGaggttcaaaaaaaaaattatcacaaaAAGGATGTGCTTATATTGAAAGAACATCTCAAATTCGAGGGGCAAAACGAATGATGGTTTCATAATTTACCAAATTATGCATACGTAATTGTAACCCAAAGGGGCAAACTATTTAGCGTCACacgaaattttaaaacaatCAAAAGGTGATTAATGATGGAAGAATTGATGAGgggaaggcgaaaaaaaaaaaaaaaaaaggcctatTCTCATCAgcgtatataaaatatgcattaAATAATACCGAGTTTATGCAATCCACggataaataaaattccccTGTTGactgcaaaaaattgttaattaaaaagaaaagtcgCTCGCAAAACATACAGCATGGAATAGAAAAACGAGTGAAACTTAAAAAACAggtttttgtttaaaaaaaattaacacaacAATGAgctttgggggggagggggcacaCAAGAGGAACTGCAccagataaaaaaaattcctttttctcaaCTCTGTCAAAAAAATACCACCAAAATGTAGAActggggaaggggaaaaaaaaaaaaaacatgtcaAAAATGGTAACCCTATTTAGGACTGTAAATTCCCCCAGGAGTTACGTAACagctaaaaaattaacattatgataaaataaaaatgggttcacCAAATAACTCCATAAAAAAGTCCTCAGTTTGTCAATTTTCCGCTTCGTCAAAGGGTGAATAACTGCAGTTGTGAACCCTAGATGAAAAGGTACAGCCACATTGTgggcacacaaaaatgaattacaATGAGATGAACGGTACGTTGTTACAAGCCCGCCAAAAAATGTCCTCCCTATGGAACCATATAAAACGTGTAAGAGGTATCTGCCTCAAAGGCTATCACACGTGAGAAGATATCCCCCCCACGAAATCTACTTTGCCTTCTCACACAGAACCCCGTATGTGCTACCACTTCGAATAAGCTCTTTTCCCAAAATAGGAACATCCTTGTAAGTTGTTCTGTGCACCACCTCCCCATAAAGTGGAACCCTACAGCTGCTAATAATTGCACCGCCAACACGTTTAAGCGtgcgtaaaaatatgcaccgTGGGGGATAGATATGTCCACACAGTTGCTCTTGCATTCCTATTAATGCGGGGCCCATTCTAACATTACTCTGAGTTTCCGTTTTTGTGAAGGCGCTCACCTCGCTACCATTTCTCATTTCAAACGGATGGCATAAGTCCTCCTCGAATGACACACAAATAGCTCTTTGCGTAATCTTAGCATTTGAAATGATGTGAAACTCACGACTGAACTTCGTATCCCACATGGATCACAGTTTAAGCAGTACTACATATCCCAACGAATGTTCTTTTTGACTTGCGCAAAAGCGCCATAAGGTCGGTTTTAAGAGGAACAAACGTATCCGCAAAACGCACCACGCATATGCACACTAGGGTAAAAAGGGACAAGAGGGATACATACacacgtacatgcatacattcgtacatacgtacatgcatacctacctacgtacatacatacatatgtggaGGGGCCAAAAAAACATGCGAGGGTGTATACTTCGAAAGAATCACCATTTCCACGCGACCAAATGTGGGCCATGCAAAACAACAGCCGCGGGAATTAACCCACACATAgtcttcacaaaaaaaagtgcgggTAATTGAGCATTATGGAATACCGCAAATTCTGAGTGACGTGGTCGGGAAACACAAACAACTTGGACTTTTCTCGtatcttaaaaaaagtgataaacAGGAACGTGGGCAAGCCAGAGCTCACATTATCACTCTTCGCAGTTTCACCAAAAAGGCCAAAACtaaattctttaatttttatgtccaAGCATATCTCTTTATCgcgctcatttttataaccGTAAGAGTTGTACATACACAAAAGTATGTTTAGTATGTCCATCAAATGGTCAAATGCTTTCTTCGCTTTGTTTCTCACAATGGAaaggtaaatataattatataccTTTTCCCACATGTCTGACTCGCCTATTTggtgcaaaaatattttgttacaaaaaaggaattgaaaaaatgtttttagtACAGCTAAAATGCTCACATTTTCTTTGCTAACCTCAAATAGGAGGCATATGAATTTTTCTATGTGATTGGAAAAAAACGCTTCTTCCCCGATTGGGAGCGCATTTTGCTCGCAGTTTTGTGAGTCATCCTGACCGCTTCGCCCGCTTCGCTCACGTCGCTCGATCCGCCCAATTTGCCTAATTCGccaatatttattatttgtaCCACCTTGTGCTTCCCTCGCCTCTTCAAAGCGCATACCGTTAACGATATCCTCCTGACGATACTCCTCATTTGTTTCGAATCGAAAGCTATGGAGGTGCTCCATTTTAAAGAGCCTGTTTAAATACTGATAGTTGAAAAGGTGCAGCCAAGTCCTCATGTCATCTTCCCTAGACAGGAAATAGCACAACAGGCACATCCCCAACTTAAAGAAGTGGACACATAAACTGCTGTCATAATTAGAGACACTCTCATTACAGCtatggaaatatttatttataaaaaaaaggacgcacttccataattttacaaaattaaaattttccaaataaGTAGAGGGAATATTAAAAACGAATAGGTACATGTGCTGAAACAACTCAAATTCGCGTACATCCAGAAGGGCGTCCAAAATCTCATTAAACAGGGTGTAAATCTCTCCCTCATCAACTTGAACCCCTTTTACAATAACTCGAAGATTGACGGACacgttttccattttgtccccATTCGCCTTACTTCTAACCAAAAGGAAGAGCATAAAAGTAAGGCATTTTAAAAGCGCcaaaatagagaaaaagCAAAGGTCACCTTCCCCATTTCTGGCCCCCCTAAACAAGTCCCTTATCTTGTAGAAGAGATTTAAAAACTTCTCcacattttctccttccaaCTCGTCACAATTTTCGCACTTATACATGTCAATGAAGAAATcgataaatttttctatcGATGTAAAGCATGCCTTCTTATCTTTCGTGAAGGTGGAATCCAAAAAGGTGTGGAACTGTTCTACGTACTcactaaaaaatttgtaaaagtgaaaaatgtttCTCTTCTGTAAAATTTCGTAGACatctttataataattattatcaatatttttcatattttttattataaaacttGTGGCAATTAATTTggactccattttttttagcatcattttattttcttcttcgaatGTCTTTTTCTGCtccatttcctttttgcacacGGAAACAATTTCGGCTGTCAGAACTTTGGTCACTGTCTCACGCAGATGTGCAGAGATGACCACATTATGGTTCGACCCAAGtaaagttaattttttttcaacatacTTTCTTACCCTTTCTTCTGTATCACTCTTCTGGTGTAAAATTACTTCCTGATCGACTATAGTGGGGCTTCTTACCAGTTCACCGATTAAGGTTAAAAGGGGTAGACAGTTCGATGCATCAGCACGCTCCAAATATCTATCTTCACAGCCCAATGGTGTACCTCCTATTTCTTGCTCCACCATCTCCTTGAATCTGCCTCCTCCGATAAATTCTTTCACCTGGAAGTTCACATCATGCACCATCTTTAAATCTTCATACTGCTTTATATCACCTACTCTCCTTTGGTCCCTGAAAATATTCTCATCATCCAAATCGAGAAGgtatttcttcttcagcaAGTAAAGTATTACCTCACTGCAGTAATTTCTGGCCTGCTGCACATCCCTAACATGGCGAGTCGATTCGAAATGATCACCTAGCAACGTACAGTGTacaaattttacataatgGTAGAACGGAATTCTGTGCACCAGGTAGTATACCAAATCGTTCATATAAGACAAGTAACAATTACACATGTGCTTGGAAATAAACTccgaaatggaggaaaaaaccgttatgcaaaattgcacatttaaaaatgcattacCCTTTAGTAACACTTCGTACTTATCTAGTAACTTCACAATTACAAAAGAAACAGAACTTAACATAAACTTACCTACGTTATTctcttcaaataaaaatgaaaaaatatgtttgaCGCTTTCTTCGATGTATATTAAATGTTCATAGTTGCTGATTATTTTCtctaaaatttctttttccttttctaaattattatactttactaatttgataaaaaataattccttttttgtgtaactATCGTCCTTCCCCTCATTTGGTATTGCCAGGTCGGTATAATCTGTTTCCATCTTTTCGCTGTTACGTATATAAAACTGCAGCAACGTCTTGACGTGGAAGCCGAGACCTTCCGATGACAGAATGCAACTATTTAGGCAGTCTCTAAAATATAgttctaccttttttttgctttcaaatttttggtAATATTGCAgtaatttttgtataatttcgTTCGTATGGCTACTTCCTCGTGGGTGATCCTCCTCAGgggtttcttcttctttcttacTATGCAACTTCGTTGTGCATGGTTCTCCACTTGGGGGAGTTACCCCTTGCTCTTGGGTGCTCCCCGCACTGTTCAGAGTGGATAATCCGCTACCCCCAACACCGACGTGATTACCCCTCTGCGGGATACCCAACTCGGAAAAAAACCTAACACAAGCACTTTTAAATGTGTTCAAAAAGGTGATGCATATTTCTTTGTTCATCAGGGCTGACTCAATTACGGCACAAatgaaggacaaaaaggagcccattttttggcaaaacGTTTTTAAGTCTATCTTCTTAAGAATATCTGTTACGAAGATCAACGTGGCATCGTTAATTAGCTCGTTATGGTTATCAGCGACGAAAGTGGTCAGCTCAGTGTTGAGAGCATCCATCACGCAAGCAGAATCGGTGGAGTTGAAATTCATTTGTAAGAACTCCCGCTCTACCCGTTTCATTGTCCTACTCACATCTGCCACCGATATgtgttgaaaaatttttaattttattatttcgtGCCGCGCTTTTATCACACGTACTAACAGCTCCTTACAAATGGCCTTTACGATATGACAGAGTCTTTTGTTAGCCTTCTTAAAATCATACACACTAGAGGAGGGGACGCACTGATATGAGTGCACCTGCTCGCTACTTCCAGCTTGGTCGATATTGCTACCCCCTCTTAATTTACCCAACAAGTAAGTCATTCCGTATCTGTCCAAACCGCTGCCGTCGTATTTTCCCACGTCATGGGCGAAAAAATCCCTCACTTTTTTGTCGCACCTGTACAGCGCCAAGTCAGAGTACTGCATGAACAGAAAGGCATACACATAGTTAAAGCAGTGCCTTCCCAGGGATGTATAATGCCCAATTAATTCAATGTTCCTTTCGCTACTAACATAATCATACACATTGTTCAAGACGTAGTCTTTTCTACTTTCAAACTTCTTTATTTcgtttataaaattattatctacttctttttccttctttctaAAATACGTTTTGTACAACAAATTTTCATTCGCATCACTGAAGGTGCGGTACACCCCTTCGGCGAATTTTTCCACCGTTTCCTTCTCCACCATTGAGATAGGCACACCAATGGAGCTACGGCCTTTATTCTCCAACGTCGCCTGTTTATGCGATTCCTCTTGGTTAGGGATTCTCCCCTTGGATTCACCCAATAGGGATATATCGTCAAGGTAATCCTTTGCCTGCTCCAAAATGTTGCAACTCATTTTTCGCTCCTTCCTTAGAAgcgtatttttctctttcgtcAATTTTGCAACATTTGAGAAGGCCTCCATTTTGCTCGTCCTAGCAAGCCCTTCTACATCGTTCGAAAATGTAGTTACTCCATTGACCTCTTCAACAGTTGTGCCTTTTCCCCtgctcttttttcctccctttaaAAACCAAAGTGCCCTCAGCAGGTTCTCCACATCATTAATGTCCACAATGGACTGAACGGAAAGGGCAAAAAACAAACTGCTTAACCCCACAAAGCAGTACTCAGAATATATATCGCTCCTTAATTTGATaagcgaaatgaaaaaatccgCTATCGATTCGAAGTTCCTCTTTATGTGTTCCAAAAACGGGTTGTAATTTATAACATAGCACAAAATTATGCACAGAAATTTGtttccacctttttccttcacattCGTGTGGTCCAAAATGGAACTTAAAAAATCGGATGCTATCTTATCTGCATAGGTTTTCTCTAATCGAAGAATCATCTGCGATATGTAACGACCATAGAGTTGTTGaatttgtaaattatccACATGGACAGAGTCCCTTATGTCCTCCTTTAGAATGGCATTAATCCCATCATCTCTCAGCGTGGGTAAGCAGCTTAACAGctttaacacattttttactaaaCATATATTAGCGCCATTTAAATTCCCCTTGGCGTATTTCAATATCTCCATGATGACCTCCACTATATAACGAATTTGAACAGCGCAatcttctcccccttgggGCAATTCTGAGTAGCTACTTTCTTTTACCATTTGAAGCCATGTCTGTACAAAGTGTCtcgaaaaaaacaccaaacGGAGGAACTTAAAACAGTACCTCAACAAATCGGgctgttcaatttttttcttttccttcacatAGCTATGATGTGTGTGAAGTAAACAATTCGTAACCACTTCTACAACCTTGGAATACCTCTcatcaatttgtttttccttttttattaagtaGCCAAATAGGTACATATGTGCGCATAGTACGTAACTCTCCTCCTTCGATTTTTCGGCTactttttccacattttctgACTTGAAACCAATCACTAGGTCGTCAAATAGGTTCGCGTGCGTTTCCTTGCCTAGCATATATATTCTGGTCAACAACTTTGTTGCCTTCTTTACCAGCTTGTGATTGCCTACGTACAACATGTTGCTTAAAATTAACTGCATTCTTATCTTTGCTAAAATAACCAAATGGGTGTACAGTCCCCTCtcgctattttttaaaatttcaaattgttTTCTCCTAAAGTTCGCgtctacttcttcctttttgattcTCTTCAGGAAGGTACGTAGCCTCTTTAAAATCAGCGTAAAAACGGAGCAGTACACAACTAGGTAATCCTCCTTCATATTCCTTTCACGATTTACCGTCCCGATTAGAAATAGGTCCAGTATTAAAAGGGCATAATAGACACTTTCAACATGGGAGAAGGAGCAAAAGGTTATCTTCTTGTAGTACTCAAGCAGATTGTGCAGTTGGTCTAGCCTATACTCTGCATAATGCGTGTTTGCATATTCGGTAGCAAAGTCTGCACTTTGTGTGGCAACCCAGCTGGGTTGCGCTATTTGGCTGTACTTTAATGATTCTTCTTCgcaatttcctttttcacaaTTGCATTCGCCGTAATTGCTTCCGTCGTAATTTCCTCCGTCCCAAACTTTATCAACGCAACCGTCCTCGCCGCTTACCTCCCCATACGCAGCACCAAACGGGCGAACCACACACCCGTCGTTCACGCGAAACAActttttggaaataaaaaaggtgtactCGTCAAACGagattttcttttccttattCTGCCCTTTCAAATAATCCCTTGCTAAGTCTGACAAAACGACGTTACTGCTCCTTTCAAACAGCAGCGGGTAGTACACACATTCACAGCTCCCCGAGGCGAAAATGCTAACGGCCCATTTAATCACCACACTAATTAGCAACGCGTTATCTGCGAAC
The window above is part of the Plasmodium cynomolgi strain B DNA, chromosome 11, whole genome shotgun sequence genome. Proteins encoded here:
- a CDS encoding hypothetical protein (putative) — protein: IGIYATILGIITKDDEKLKLQLFLKLNHNIEVFIKDNSLHCLLWIRCIIALSCCHVFPFAQCLNLFKNLYQLCIELYKEKEFIKGDNILYLFLSNFFYISKQIYDENKEDLDNMLTSCFDLIEKRQEHIDNIDLDNNDVATIEYIYIYINSVIHSDNFYDRLFYLKSALYNYVQNNLKSVATHRFYQKEIFQNIFLKKEGLEDGLSGEEKESDIHRVVLLENGDHDVDGGVDYASQNDVSNSSKDTPGEASLQNYKKKEITLPMAIEKCTNVEFFANYECAQSIFSLQIKFQTKHADSKNMHDVWLMQEHILHIIQLYNNSVEFSSKVLGVYVQLQSKLYNNVLIECIINKLLSSFNKKNYYFYISLVHRLLLINKNLGSVIIRCIKFVLKQIGKLDNESFYLFMELCLYMLSYFAYENKVLKSKENFFKRKYNDMNKILKVQEENLQKMGLEKGGETQEGEEPGQNKKKRKRDEGEPNEQLNEQLNEQPNGQANEQPNENTNEQPNENASEQPNEHPQDGDNHRDSATGTKRTPVILKKNESTLNAMKNLDCKMPFCIEADMKYSSDEEGDDKDNEDADNAQKDERDEHEEEESDDEEDDAENDQTDGMKHSFDAQSFKEELENLDMGDNLKKFTNLMYSVKKKYCRKWTRNFYFKSCSLIYKNELENLIPKSVITYCNSFKCDVNRQHEIFHEYAIFNSILKYSIDEINNIEDQFYDMSREDDYNNDVEQKALDKFKDSINTFIQTFFNYLNEKTFLPIILIT
- a CDS encoding hypothetical protein (putative), coding for MSAEEVKKKSYDDILLHLCLTKDDKIKPVLYKFIPVLLNELLINQGTPPKTLIEIVSHCILRCKSFERIDIPLSDIVGNYLQHVGNAKGNRILYNSTLSIFLDIGFKSVDDGEKMKFQKMLIENGAQLSADREMGILMMIKFIECLEILNDEKNKKEMEEYFSREGNKEEAALDNQIVQFIKHMNEFLAIPIYCKNVEEIKFLPSDVIKIYKDKFRNSKNYSVQNHIKMKKNTLYFLSSFVCNHNLSYASYVICCTEKYDEIKEYANSLLLGKKRFVNFNDAHFIATNLDILKYFDNNMYPVQYAVKILTLFLNSSEVAIDRAHIHTLMSYIFFFFFHFVNDMKNIHFETEFSKFQVLFHDKKEFVKFLNRHGYTIIRLKNEDLKKCLFSLMLFILEKTPNEFLHEYIECIFHLIFCYLKGLDEEGTDADHGGSDNYGVLTDISTMIDKFFEKLLREDKINMTVLGRAYTLAYSFFDKLKRFKRRSSESYIRHNDITRVLFALEKYFQRCMQVGEVVGEGVQQTGKCVDRIEENVESCGHMGNSISSGQNGLFELKGKKKGVPSTHRKDIRKIIAQNVEHLLDQFVPFADNALLISVVIKWAVSIFASGSCECVYYPLLFERSSNVVLSDLARDYLKGQNKEKKISFDEYTFFISKKLFRVNDGCVVRPFGAAYGEVSGEDGCVDKVWDGGNYDGSNYGECNCEKGNCEEESLKYSQIAQPSWVATQSADFATEYANTHYAEYRLDQLHNLLEYYKKITFCSFSHVESVYYALLILDLFLIGTVNRERNMKEDYLVVYCSVFTLILKRLRTFLKRIKKEEVDANFRRKQFEILKNSERGLYTHLVILAKIRMQLILSNMLYVGNHKLVKKATKLLTRIYMLGKETHANLFDDLVIGFKSENVEKVAEKSKEESYVLCAHMYLFGYLIKKEKQIDERYSKVVEVVTNCLLHTHHSYVKEKKKIEQPDLLRYCFKFLRLVFFSRHFVQTWLQMVKESSYSELPQGGEDCAVQIRYIVEVIMEILKYAKGNLNGANICLVKNVLKLLSCLPTLRDDGINAILKEDIRDSVHVDNLQIQQLYGRYISQMILRLEKTYADKIASDFLSSILDHTNVKEKGGNKFLCIILCYVINYNPFLEHIKRNFESIADFFISLIKLRSDIYSEYCFVGLSSLFFALSVQSIVDINDVENLLRALWFLKGGKKSRGKGTTVEEVNGVTTFSNDVEGLARTSKMEAFSNVAKLTKEKNTLLRKERKMSCNILEQAKDYLDDISLLGESKGRIPNQEESHKQATLENKGRSSIGVPISMVEKETVEKFAEGVYRTFSDANENLLYKTYFRKKEKEVDNNFINEIKKFESRKDYVLNNVYDYVSSERNIELIGHYTSLGRHCFNYVYAFLFMQYSDLALYRCDKKVRDFFAHDVGKYDGSGLDRYGMTYLLGKLRGGSNIDQAGSSEQVHSYQCVPSSSVYDFKKANKRLCHIVKAICKELLVRVIKARHEIIKLKIFQHISVADVSRTMKRVEREFLQMNFNSTDSACVMDALNTELTTFVADNHNELINDATLIFVTDILKKIDLKTFCQKMGSFLSFICAVIESALMNKEICITFLNTFKSACVRFFSELGIPQRGNHVGVGGSGLSTLNSAGSTQEQGVTPPSGEPCTTKLHSKKEEETPEEDHPRGSSHTNEIIQKLLQYYQKFESKKKVELYFRDCLNSCILSSEGLGFHVKTLLQFYIRNSEKMETDYTDLAIPNEGKDDSYTKKELFFIKLVKYNNLEKEKEILEKIISNYEHLIYIEESVKHIFSFLFEENNVGKFMLSSVSFVIVKLLDKYEVLLKGNAFLNVQFCITVFSSISEFISKHMCNCYLSYMNDLVYYLVHRIPFYHYVKFVHCTLLGDHFESTRHVRDVQQARNYCSEVILYLLKKKYLLDLDDENIFRDQRRVGDIKQYEDLKMVHDVNFQVKEFIGGGRFKEMVEQEIGGTPLGCEDRYLERADASNCLPLLTLIGELVRSPTIVDQEVILHQKSDTEERVRKYVEKKLTLLGSNHNVVISAHLRETVTKVLTAEIVSVCKKEMEQKKTFEEENKMMLKKMESKLIATSFIIKNMKNIDNNYYKDVYEILQKRNIFHFYKFFSEYVEQFHTFLDSTFTKDKKACFTSIEKFIDFFIDMYKCENCDELEGENVEKFLNLFYKIRDLFRGARNGEGDLCFFSILALLKCLTFMLFLLVRSKANGDKMENVSVNLRVIVKGVQVDEGEIYTLFNEILDALLDVREFELFQHMYLFVFNIPSTYLENFNFVKLWKCVLFFINKYFHSCNESVSNYDSSLCVHFFKLGMCLLCYFLSREDDMRTWLHLFNYQYLNRLFKMEHLHSFRFETNEEYRQEDIVNGMRFEEAREAQGGTNNKYWRIRQIGRIERRERSGRSGQDDSQNCEQNALPIGEEAFFSNHIEKFICLLFEVSKENVSILAVLKTFFQFLFCNKIFLHQIGESDMWEKVYNYIYLSIVRNKAKKAFDHLMDILNILLCMYNSYGYKNERDKEICLDIKIKEFSFGLFGETAKSDNVSSGLPTFLFITFFKIREKSKLFVFPDHVTQNLRYSIMLNYPHFFL